The genome window CAAAACGTCGAACTTCGCAGCGAATTTATGAAATACCGCGATAATAACGGCAACGAAGAATTGTATAAAATTTTGTTTGAAAAAAATCCTCGGAGAGCGGTGGAATTGCATCCCAACGACACGTATAGGGTTATTAGGGCTTTACAGATCGCAAACGATAATCCTTCGATATTGAAAAAAACGGAAAACGAGAAATTTTTGGTATTTGTTTTGTTATGCGAGAGAAAAAATTTGTATGATAGAGTAAACGGGCGCGTCGATTTAATGATTAAAAACGGACTTTTTGAGGAATATAAATCGATTTGCGAAAAATACCCCGGCAAAAACGTACCCGGAAGAAACTGCGTAGGTTATCGTGAATTTGACGATTATTGCGCCGGAAAAGAAACGTTTTTGAATTGTGTGGATAAAATCAAACAACATTCGCGAAATTTCGCCAAACGCCAAATAACCTGGATAAAAAACAAAGAGAAGGAAAGTTTTCTTATCGACGTCGAAAATCAGCGCTGGGATGCGCAAAGTATTGCGCAGACGATTGCCGGATTATATTTTAGTTTGATGGAGGAATCGAAATGAAAAAAACTTCGGCTCTTATTTTTACGGTGATTTGTATTTTGACCGTATTTTCCTGCGTTAACGAAAAATCGCGTAAACAATTAGTCGTTATTGTAAATTCCGTTCCGGCGCGGCAAAGATATTTATACGACGAAGTATTCCCTAAATTTGAAAAATTATACAAATGTAAAATAATTTTGAAGAGTTATGAAAGTAACGAAGAATTAAAAGATTTACTTTCTCAAGACAGTATTATTTCGAGTACGGCGCTTGTTTCCGTTCCTCTTGAAATTATGCGAGATTTGGCTTTATCCGGTAAGATTGCGCCGTTATCCGATATTGTCGCTTCTCATGTCCTGCTCTTTGACGCGGCGTCGTACAATGAAAGATTCTCAGACATAGGAAAAGTAAAGGGCGTCTATTATTATTATCCGAATCAAATTGAAGTTCCGATTTTATTTTATGTTAAATCGAAAGTCGCCGCCGCTATAGAAAAATACGCAGATTATGAGGAGGAAATAAACGCCGTATTGAAAATTATGAACGGCTTTGGGCTTCCCTGCGGCTATACCGTTAATGAAAACCCAAATGAGTGGGATATGTATGATATTTTTGTCATAGGATATATCTGGATGAAAGAAAGATACAAAAACGAAGAGGAAAAAACCGGACGTATTCTTTTGCAGGACGCAAAACGATATTACGGGATGAACATGCTTTTTTATAACGCTTTCGCTCTTGGTGCAAAATGGGAAAATATTGAAAAAATGTCGGGCGACGCGGTTGAGGAGGTGTTTTTGTGGGAAATGGTCTTCGGTAAATACTCAATATTTAATCCGCTTTCGTATAAAAAAGAAGTTTTGCCCGCAGACATCTACAATGCGTTTAGAAAAGGTGAAATTTTTATGGCGTATTTTTCTCAGAACGACTGCTTTAATATTATGGAAGGCACGGACGAATCGAATATGAGACCTTATATTTCCGACGCGAGCGACGTCGGAATCGCGCTTGTTCCTTTAATTGTGCCGTTTACTTTAGACGAGTACGGAGATTTGGCTTTTGAGGGCGCAAGAATAAGTGCGCTTAAAGGCTATTACTGGGGGATACCTAGTGACGCTAAAGAAAAAGAATTGGCGTATATTCTTTTACAATATCTTAATAATCGCAGTCAGATAACCAAAGACGCGGTTCGTTTCGGCGACATTCCCGTACGCGAGGACGTGCTTATGAATCTGCAAAATATTTATGAAGAAAAATGGCTTGGGGACGGTTATACCGCCGCCGCGCTTCGTCAAACTATGAATTATTTTGACGCGAAATATTTACCTTTGAACGGAGGAAACGATTCGATAGTTTCCGATAATTATATTTATATGCGCGATCTTATAAAAGATGTGTCGTATCAGCCGAACGAGATAAATAAAAATTCTGTTCGTTCGCTTATAAAACAAAATTATTCAAAGAAGGATGAAAAATAAAATTGAAATTTACGAAAAATTGTTTTTTTGTTGTTATATTTATTATATTATTTACTTCTTGCGCCGTCAGGTTAAGTGAAAAAACTACGCGCGGTATGCTTGAAGTAATATTAAAAGACGATTTGGCGGTAATTATAGACGGAGTCGATACGACCGCCGTTTTGAAAAATCCGTATTATGAGTTTGTGAGGTATGATAAATACGAAGAGGGGCAATATCAGTATCTTGCGGAGGTTTATTTTTATTTTTTGAAAGATATAAAACAGAAAATTGTCCGCAGGTATCGTTTTGATAAGGTGTATTTGAAATGGGAACGGTATTATAACAAATATGAATCGTATTAAAAAAATGAAAAAGGCGTTTCGGTTCTTGTTTATTTCCGTCGCTGTGTACGCGCCGGTTTTATTCGCCGATATGCCGGACGCAAGAATAGTTCAAGACGGAAACAAGTGCGTAGATTTGGTATTTGCGGAAAAATTCGTTGAAGCGCAAAATGTCGCAAGCGACGTGATAAGAAAGTATCCGGACAGTCCGGCGGGGTACTTTTTAAGAGCGGCTATTTATCATTACCAAATGCTTTACCTGAGAAAAAACATTTACGAAAAACAACTTTATGAGGCATGTAGCAAAGGGACTTCTATCGGCGAGCAGAACAAAGGTAAAAACGCCTGGAACGATTTTTTTCTTGCGGCGGTAATGGGTGTGCAAGGGAATTTTGAGAGGGTTAACGGACGATTGGTATCTTCGTTAAAACTTGCTTGGCGGTCGATGGAAATCTTTCGAGAATTGAACGAAAACGATGTCGGCGATATTTTGTACGGGACGGGCGTATATGACTATTGGGTAGGCGCGAACGCCAGATTGCTTTGGTGGATGCCGAACGTTAGAGATAATCGTCCTCGTGCGCTTTCAAACCTTGAAACGATAAGAGTAAGCGGAGTTTTTACAAAACTTATAGTAAATTACGATCTTATGGAGATGTATCTCAACGAAAAAAAATATCAGAAAGTAATAGACATAGCGAACGGCGTATTAGAAAAATATCCTACGAATTCAATCGCTTTATGGGCGCTTTACGAGGCGTATAATTCTCTTAAAAAAGAAAGCGAAAAAACAGCGGTCGCCGTGAAAATCTCCATGAAAATACAGGGGGAAAAAGATAACGCCGAACAACTCAAATATTATGAGAAGAAAATGAGAAGAAATTCGTGACAAAAATTAAAATTATCGTAATTGTCACGGCGGTTTATACGGCGCTTTGGGCGCAAAATTATAAAATCGACAACGAAATTAACTCAATTGCGATTGAATTAAACGATCTTTTGGTAAACTGTAAATTTGACAAAGCGTACGAATTATCCGACGAACTGTTGAGAAAGAATCCCGATCAACCGCTTTTTTATTATCTCTCACTCGCTTCCATAGGACTGAAAGCGCTTGATTTTGACGAAATTGTCGATAAAGAAAAATTTAATAAAATTTACGAACAGGGTATGGAAAAAGTAAATTTAATGCTTAAAAGCGAAGCGGATAACTGCGATTTACTTATGATAAAAGGTTTTTTGATGTCAACTAACGCTTCGTTTATGCTCATCGGCGGGAAATACGCTTCAGGTATAAACGCGGGAAGCAAGTCTCTTGACGTTCTCAGAGCCGCTAATTCCTGCGACGGCGAAAATTACGACGTAGAATATTATCTTGGGTTTTATAATTACGCGCAGGCGGAATTAAGAAGGCGATTAGGGGTGCTTTTTTGGCTACCCAAAAATTCCGAAAATGGAATCGCCGCTCTAGAAAAGTGCGTAAAGTCCGCAAAATTTATGAACAGAGCCGCCGAAATGGTGTTGGCGGACGTGTTTGTGCGCGAAGGAAAATTGGAAAAAACAAACGAAATATTGCCCGGACTTCTTAAAAAATATCCGGAAAGCAGATTTTTGCTTTGGACGAAAATGCGCTATGAATTTGCCGCAAAAGACGATTTCTCGGCGATAAATACGGCGGTTTTTATATCAAAATCATACCTTCGAGACGGCGCGTTTCATAACGCGGTTATGGTTTTGGAGGAAGCGAGAAAAATGTCCGGAATGCGTAAATTCCCCAAAGAAATTCGAAATGAAATTTCAGAATCGCACAACGTTATTGACAAGAAAAATTTATCAAATTCTGACGCCAGAACGTTTAATTCGCTGACAAAAGAGTAAATTTTCTCGAAAAACGGGAAAAACTAAGTTTTTTGTTATATATTTTATTATGTACCGTAATGCGATTCTTTCTTTCAAACGAAAAACGATAAAAGGATGGTTCTTATGAAAAAATTATTTGAAAATAAGGCCGGTTATTCATTGGTGGAAGTTATTGTGGCGATGGTCGGCTTGTCGCTGGTCGTTTTACTGTTGACCTCGGTTATAACGACTTCCATAAGGACGCAGTCGGCGGCTCGAGAAGCGGATTTCGCGCTTATGGCGGCAAAGGCGAAAATGAACGAATTGACTTCTCAAGAAGGAATCTTAGTCGAGAGAAATTCAAGCGGTCAGGATCAGTTCGCCGCGCCTAACAGCAGTATATACGTCAGATATTGGGAAGTAGGCGATGGTAGTCCCATACCGTTAAAAGTCAGAGCGTGGCTTGGAGGAAATTCGGCGCCGAGAGATACGGTTACGATTTTCGGTTATCTTGATCCCGATAACTTGTGCGACGAAAACACCCCGGCTCCCAATCGGCTTGTCATAATAGACAGAGGCGCCGACACCGTTATTACGCCGAGCGGTACAAACACGATAAATATTTTCGTTTATATCGACGAAGACGCGGTAAGCGTTCCTGCAATGGATTTATGTAAGATAGAAGCCGCATTCGGCGAAGAAAATCTTATAAAACGTTTTATTATTTCGGGGGCGGACGCGGATAAAATCGACATCTTAGCAGGGAAGATAAAACTGACGGAAGAATTGACGATATTTTCGCCTTCTGCGGGCGAAGTAATTACTTTTAACGTCGAAGGGGAAAATTGTAAAGAAGAAACGGGAAATTCGCAAATTGTCATAGTCGTTAAGTTTGTAGAAAATTCCGGCGCACCAGAAATTAACTTTACTCAGATATCTCCTTTTTTTGAATACAGGGTTCCAGGTTTGTCAAGCGTTACTCCTTGGGGCGGCGGCGATAAAGTCGGCGATATAAGCCCTTATTCCGGAAATTTTAACAACGCTCACCTGTCGGTCGAACCTTCCGATACGTTTTTAATAGCCGGCAACGAAGTTTTTTTCAAAACCGGCGTCACTCCTGTCGTCGATTACAACCTTCGGAGAGATTATACCCTTAAATTTTCTGCGACTAAAAACGGAGATACTAGACCAGGCGGCGGAAGTATAAGTATTACGGAGGTTAATAAAGCGCCTACGGGCGTCGATATGAACGCGTATCCTTCCGCTTATACGGCGACGGCGGGGAAGCAGGGGAAAATTACCGCAGAAGTCGATGTGGAAAATACTCCTTTGGGAAGAATCGTAGTCAGCGATCCCAACGTTAAAGACGCGTTTAGGTTCAGTCGGCTCGAATTTGTCGGCGGCGATATTTCGTATTTCAAACTGTCGGCGGCGACTGACGGGTTTATGGAAGCAAGCGCGACGGCGTTTCTTTTTACGGATTCCGCAAGGCTTGTCCTATCCAAAGACATTCCTGCGGACAAAGCCGATTCGGATTTGTCGATAAAAGTCAGAGTTGAAAACGTGGAAGAACTTCAAGACGGCAACGGCGGCGCGGCGGTGGAAAATACTTTCGTTTTTGAAGTGGTCGAAGAAATGACCGGGTATAATTGCGATACGCTTGACGCCTGGTCTACAGGTTCCCAATACAACGAAAATTATCCGCTGGGGCGTTTTTTAAAGTATAACAATAATGTGTACAAGGTTCTTAAAGTCGGCGGCGAATATGATGAGGGTAATCGCTATACCCTTGATAGGTTATCAGATCCTCAGTGGTATGAAAATTTAGGAGTGTGCGGTTTAGCCGCAAAAAATAAAAATCCGTCGGATATAACTCTTTCGCTCTCTTCCTCTGTGTTGCCGAAATACAAAGACGATAGAATAGGAACGCTTGGCGTCGTGGACTTTGAAACCCAGGCGGCAAGTACATATACGTATTCTTTAGTCGCCGGAACCGGCGGCGACGATAACGCAAAATTCAAATTGACTGAAGTAAATAATATTTGGTATCTTGACGTTTCGGCGGATGCGATTTGGGGCGGCGGAACCGATAATACCGAGCCTGTCACCTTAAAGATAAGAGTGAGAGTCGATGACAGTATGGCGCAGACGGGTATCGTAAAAGAGAAAGAATTTTTGATAGATTTCGGTAAGGGCAATAGAACGCCAAGCCTCGTATATCTTAACCAAACGCTTACTAAGGGAATAATAGATGTCGCTTCGTCGGATATGACTGTCGGGACTTTAAGATGCAGCGATTACGAAATTCAAGCGTTATCGACTTACTCGTACGCTATCGCAGGAGGAGCCGACGCGGCTAACTTTAAAGTGGTGAACGACAGCGTTTTGACGCTAAAACAGGGGTCTCCGTTTACATCGCCCGGTTATAAAATCAACGTTAAGGTTACGGACGCAAGTTCCACCGAGTCGGATAAAACTCGTACGGACGAGATTAGTCTAAACGTTACGTTCGCCGATTGCCCGACGCTTACTTTTACCCCTCTTATAGACGGGAATTCGAGTAAATCGGTTATTGAAACCGATACGTACGCAGGTCGATTGAGCGGCGCGTCGGTCGCCGGCGGGCTTCTAACGCCGAAATACGCTTTAGGCGATACTCCGCCTGCGGGATTCAGTGTAAATCCGGACGGAACAGTGTATATGAGTTCGGTCGCTCCGTCAACGATTCCGTATCATTTGCCGGTAAAAGCGTTTATCGCTTGTCCGGACGGAACCGTATCGACGCAAACAGGAAGCGTCGCGATAAATGTCGGGAATGCGCCATGCGATATAAGCGGAACTCCTACGCAAACAAGCTTTAAAATAAATAAAGGCGCTACAGTAGTCGGAACTATCGGCGGAATTACCGGACCTTCTTCGCTTTCCTATACGCTTACGCAGATGTCCGGACCTACAAGCGGCGCGCTTAGTATAAATAATCCTTCCAACGGTAATATTTCAATAATCTCTTCCGCAAATCCCGGAACGTATGTTTTTACCGTCAGAGTCGAATCTAAGCCTACGGTTAACACTTCTTGTTATAAAGATTTTACCGGTTTGACGGTCGAAGTTTTAACCTGCGGTCTTTCCGGAGGAATTAACGCTTCGCAGTCGTTTACGATAGACAATAGCAGTGCGCGGGATATAAGTGTTTCGCATAATGTGAAAGAGGCTACGGGGACGACGATTAATTGGAGAGTGACGAACGTCTCGCCAAGTATCTTGCCCAAAACAATTACAATATCGTCAAGCGACGCAAGCGTAGTCAAATTAAATGTTCCAAGTTTTATCCTTGATGGAACCTATACGGTAGATATTGAAGCGTACGCCTGTTCTCCTGAGGATAAAGCGTCCGGTTCTATTACGATTATAGTTCAACAAACCTGTGATTTCAGCGGTACGTTTTCGGCTGAAGCCGCTTCGGGAGCGTCTTATGATGCCGGCGCCAAAAAGTTTACGGTTTCTCAAGGTAAAACCGGGCATATAGGAACGTTAAAAGGACTTAGCGGCGGAGGTTTTAGATGGAATCAAGTGAGCGGGTCGCCTAATATTAAAGTCGGTGACGCCGACGGCAAGGTTTCCATACCTTCTTCTTTGTCTGTCGCAACTTATAACTTTTCCGTTCAGCCGAAAGCATGCGGCGATAATTTGACTTATGATAAGATAGATTTGTCGGTCGAGGTTAAAGTGGGGGGCGGCTGTGAGAGCGATCCGAATTACAAAGGTGAATGGGGTGTCGGCGTACATACGTATAATTGCAGTAATGGGGGGTGGAACTGTTATTGTACTGGCGATATAGTTAAATTTAAAGGACTTTATTATAAATATACGGAGGGTGGAGATGCTCATGATGCATCCCACAATAGCGGAGGACCTTACAACCCGGAAAATAATCCGTATGTTCGGTGGTCGGCGATTACTTGTGCAGGAGGAGGTGGCACGACGACATATAACGTTACGTTTGACTGCGGAAGCGGAGCGTCGAATTGTCCGGGCAATATTACGGGAACGACAAATTCGTCTTTGTCTAAGCCGTCTGATCCGACGAAATCCGGAAGTACGTTTGCGGGCTGGTCTTTAACTTCGGGCGGAACTGTCGCTGTTTCGTTCCCGTACACGCTTACTCAGACGAATACTACGCTCTATGCGATTTGGATACCGGGAGGGTGTGGTACGAATGTCATTAATAATTCTTTTATAGGCGAGTCGGGTGAAACTTGTTCGACTATATCTACGGTTTGGAGCGGTGCTTCCGTTATTTATGAGGGTAATAAAAGAGTGAAATATGTTTGCGGGGGAACTACATATGTATTCAAGTCAAAAGGTTATCATACAAGCAATAGTACTACGCCCGACAACGACTCTATCAATTGGACTTGTTTGGGAACTTGTCCGTAGTTAAGTGTTTTGGGGTTTGTTTTAATATCTTTCTTTCGCTTTTACGCGGGGGAAAGATATTTTTTTATTGAGAAAAAACCGCTGAACAATACAATAGTGAAAGGAAGCGCGGAAAATATGCCGAAAATAAACAAAGAAGAATGCGACGGATGCGGAGCCTGCGTTGCGGTTTGTCCGAAAAGCGCCGTTATTATGCCTGACACGGCCGTTATCGACGCCGCTTTGTGCATCGACTGTAAAATATGTAAAAACGTTTGTCCGCTTGGGGCGATAAAGTGAAAGAGGAAGAAATTTAATTTTTTTGTGTTTTTTTAAATTTTTTAAAAACACAAATACTATTTTACCTATTTTAAAGTGTATAGGCGGCTTTATTTGTGTTTGACAATAAAATTTGCTTATTTAATCTTAAAAAAATAACTTATTGGGAGGTTATGGTAATATGATTAGTAATGTTGAAGCGTCAAACATGACGGATGAAGAATTTTACAACGTAGTTATGTCGGAAAAAAACGATATAAATGAAAAGCCGATAAATACTTCGCAGTATCCGCTTGAAGAGCAATTGGAAATATTTCGTAAAGCGAATCAAGATGAAGAAAGCAGAAAACTCCTTATAGAAGATATAGCGGCGTTAACGTAAAATTTAAGGAGTAGTAAATGATCAATCCCCAAACTCTCAAAGATATCGGCAGAGAAATAATTACTAGGTGTAAAAAAGCAGGGAGCGAACAAATGCAGCACTCTGCAGGATGTGGCATGTTTGCTAATAGAGATAAGCAACCTTTAGTTTATACGGATGACAGAACGCTTCGCAGAGCGGTTGTTGAAGCGTTAAAAGATATTGAATTCATATTGGAAAGAAGAGAAAAACTTATAGGAGGAGATCGCCCAAGTCAAGGTAAAATTTCTGGAGTTATTTTGCATCGTTTGACGAAAGCAAAAATATTTCATTTGTGTGAAGCGTGCTTAAAATGTTCCTCTGATAATTGCAAAATAAAAAAATTTAACGTGTATTTTCCGTTAATAACCGCTCTTGATTATTTGAATTTAAAATATATACAAGTGCCTGTTGAAATAAGAAAAGAAATAATATACTCAATTATTTACAGGCATACTAACCAAGAAACGTTAGGACTTGTTTTTGATATTTTATTGCATTATGCCCAAAAATAGAAATTATTCTTTTCGAGTAAGCATTCTTTAAATTTTCACTTTATGCGGTTGTATGTTACAGAAAAATCAACTAAAATTGGCAAGGAATTGAACAAGAAATACCGAACGTTAGCGGCTTTACTTTGAAGGTAGAATTTAATCTTTTTAATAAATATAAAGAAAACTTTTTGAAAATAGCAGCATTTTTATTTGTACATGTTTTATTTTTAGAATCGCGTTAGATTGTTTTTAGGCATAAATGACCGCGGCAAGTTGTTTATTGCGTTTAAGTTTAATTTTTAGGAGCTGATTAATGTCACGGAATCTTGACCCAAAAGGTAAAATTGTTCGTCACTTAGGGGCGAATGTGTTTGGAAATGAAAAATATCAACGTCTTTTAGACAAAAGACCAAATCCGCCCGGTCCTATCAAACATCGTCGCGGACGTCTTTCTGAATATGGCGTTCAATTGCTTGAAAAACAAAAATTGCGTTTTGCATACGGACTTAACGAAAGACAATTCCGTAATACTTTTGTCAAAGCTAAACATATGAAAGGCGTTACAGGGGAAAATCTTCTTTCTCTTCTCGAACGTCGTCTCGATAACGTAGTTTACGCTTTAGGTATTGCGAAGACGCGCGCACAGGCGAGACAGATAGTCAATCACGCGCATATACGCGTAAACGATAAAAAAGTCGATATTCCGTCTTTTTTGGTTTCCGTCGGCGATAAAATTTCAATCGCCGCGTCGGAATCTACCAAGAAATTTTTACAGGCGCTTGTAGCGGATAATCTATCGAGAAATTTGCCCGATTGGCTTGAATTTTCCAAAGTGGATTTGTCGGGAATAATTAAACGTCTTCCCGAAAAACAAGACATCGCGGCGATTGCGGACGTACATTTGATAGTGGAACTTTATTCAAAGTAACGTTTTGGAATAAATTCCCTTGTCTAAAGGGGGGGCGGCTATGAAGAGGTTGATTTTTTTGTTTTTGTCGGCGCTGGCGTTTGTTATGAGCGCTTGCCGAATCGGAGACGGTTCCGGTTTGATAGGACGGATTGATACCGACGGTTTTAAAACGACGCTGGAACTGACGGCGCAATCGACTACGGTGCTTGCGGGAACAAAGACAAATATTACGGTTAAAGTCTTAAAAGTTAAAGACTCCGACGCAGCATCCGCGTCTCCCGTAAAAGACGTAGAAGTAAAAATCTCAATAGACGGCGGCGTCAAAGACGGCGGGAAATTGGATAATGCGACGCTTCTCACTTCTGAAAAAGGGGAGGCGTTTACCGCGTTTTCGGCTGATTTGCCCGAAGGTTTAGATACTTATCAATATGTCGTCATAGCTAAATATTCGTCGCTTGCCGATACCGTAAGGATTACGGTTTCGTCCGAACCCGAAGATGTGGAAAGAAGAATTACGCTTGTCGCCGACCCGTATGTGATAAAAGCCGACGGAGTAAGTTCTACAGAGATTTCCGCCGTTCTTTTGGATACGAACGGAGGGGCGATTATAGGCGATAAAGTGTCGTTCAAGACGACTTCCGGAATAATAGTAACGCCTTCTCCGGTAACTACAAATTCTCAAGGCGTCGCGAAAATAACTTTGATTAGCGCTCGAAGAAACGTTCAGGCTTTGGTTACCGCGCAACTTATATCCGACCCTTTAATTTCCGCAAGCGTTCCCGTCGATTTTACCGGTATGGTTTTGACTTCTCATACAAACGGAAAATCAAGTTTAATTCCCAACGGTTCCGATACCATCGAAGTTACTTCGCTTTTAAGAGACGCTTTACAAAAAACGATTTACGACGCCGTTATAACTTTTATTCCGCGCGATACGTCAACGCTTAAAGTTGTTTCAAAAGACAGCGTAACCAACAACAAAGGCGAAGCGTCGGCTTTGTTGATAAGCAACGGTAATAAGTCAAAACTTCACGATACTATCGTAATTTCCGCCGTGGGCGTTAAGGATACCGTCGTAATAAACTATTCGTCTAAATTTATTAAGGTGGATACCGTTGGATTTGCAGATAATCTTAATAATTTTGTCGTCTGCAGTGAAAATATTACAAATGTTACAAAATTGAAGATAAGTTATAGAGGAAGCGATAAGGTAACGCCGATACCGGGAGCGGCGCTTACCGTTTCTGTTTCCGGCGGCGCGATAGTTGACGGAACGGACAGTTCAAAGAGCTTTATATCGGCGACTACGGATGCCGCCGGTTCATATTTACTTACGCTTGTAAATCCGAGATATTCCGGCGATTTGTTTATTTCGATTACCGTAAGGGATAAAGACGGTGAAATTACGGATTTTACTCATACCGTGTATATATCCGCCGGCAAACTGTATCGTTTGACGCTTGAAGCGTCTCCGGAAGTTATAACTACCGACGGGGACTTTGCGCAGATTGTTGCGACCGCTTACGACTCTTCCGGTAACTTGCGCGCCGGAGAGTCTATTTATTTTAGGGTAATAGCAAGCCCGGGCGGGCAGGAACGGCTTAACATAGCCTATGCGGTGACGAATAAGAGCGGTCAGGCGGTAGTAGAATTTATGAGCGGTGCGACTACAAGCAGCCAGCACGGCGTGAAAATAGTCGCTGCTTCTCTCAGCGGAGTCGCTTCAAAAGATACGGCTAAGATTACTATAGCGAACTCGGTTGCCAAAGTTACTTTAACAAGCGACATAAGAAACCTTGAAAAAGGTTCTTCCGTTTATTCCGTTCCGTTGGCGGTTTTAGTGGCCGACATTAACGGCAATCCGGTTCCCGACGGCACTCCGGTGGTTTTCAGCGCGAGAATAACGGGTATCGCTTTTTGGCAGAGAATGCCTAGTATAAGCGACGATAAAAAAGTTTATTCCGTAGGAAGCGGCTATTATATAAGAAATGTTTACGACTATAATTTCAATTATATTTGGGACGCCGGAGAAGGCGGGGCTGGATATCCGCTTTATAGAGGCGGACAGATAGCCGTATTTCCGCTTGACACCAGTTTTGCGCCGTGTTCGCCGTTTTCTGATATAAACGGTAACGGCAAGCGCGATTCATGTGTCTTTAGCGGCGGCTATTTAGTTGCAGAACCGGGATATGAATTTCCTGAGCCGTGGTGGACAAGCGACGAAGTCGGCCCCGCCGCTCCGGAATATAGAGGGTTGTCCCGTTCTACAGCGCCACA of Chitinispirillales bacterium contains these proteins:
- the miaA gene encoding tRNA (adenosine(37)-N6)-dimethylallyltransferase MiaA, whose product is HLIDIIEPDEEYSAARWVEDCRKSIETVRKKNKRPIICGGTFFYMNAMRFGFDVSSPQNVELRSEFMKYRDNNGNEELYKILFEKNPRRAVELHPNDTYRVIRALQIANDNPSILKKTENEKFLVFVLLCERKNLYDRVNGRVDLMIKNGLFEEYKSICEKYPGKNVPGRNCVGYREFDDYCAGKETFLNCVDKIKQHSRNFAKRQITWIKNKEKESFLIDVENQRWDAQSIAQTIAGLYFSLMEESK
- a CDS encoding extracellular solute-binding protein; protein product: MKKTSALIFTVICILTVFSCVNEKSRKQLVVIVNSVPARQRYLYDEVFPKFEKLYKCKIILKSYESNEELKDLLSQDSIISSTALVSVPLEIMRDLALSGKIAPLSDIVASHVLLFDAASYNERFSDIGKVKGVYYYYPNQIEVPILFYVKSKVAAAIEKYADYEEEINAVLKIMNGFGLPCGYTVNENPNEWDMYDIFVIGYIWMKERYKNEEEKTGRILLQDAKRYYGMNMLFYNAFALGAKWENIEKMSGDAVEEVFLWEMVFGKYSIFNPLSYKKEVLPADIYNAFRKGEIFMAYFSQNDCFNIMEGTDESNMRPYISDASDVGIALVPLIVPFTLDEYGDLAFEGARISALKGYYWGIPSDAKEKELAYILLQYLNNRSQITKDAVRFGDIPVREDVLMNLQNIYEEKWLGDGYTAAALRQTMNYFDAKYLPLNGGNDSIVSDNYIYMRDLIKDVSYQPNEINKNSVRSLIKQNYSKKDEK
- a CDS encoding InlB B-repeat-containing protein, whose translation is MKKLFENKAGYSLVEVIVAMVGLSLVVLLLTSVITTSIRTQSAAREADFALMAAKAKMNELTSQEGILVERNSSGQDQFAAPNSSIYVRYWEVGDGSPIPLKVRAWLGGNSAPRDTVTIFGYLDPDNLCDENTPAPNRLVIIDRGADTVITPSGTNTINIFVYIDEDAVSVPAMDLCKIEAAFGEENLIKRFIISGADADKIDILAGKIKLTEELTIFSPSAGEVITFNVEGENCKEETGNSQIVIVVKFVENSGAPEINFTQISPFFEYRVPGLSSVTPWGGGDKVGDISPYSGNFNNAHLSVEPSDTFLIAGNEVFFKTGVTPVVDYNLRRDYTLKFSATKNGDTRPGGGSISITEVNKAPTGVDMNAYPSAYTATAGKQGKITAEVDVENTPLGRIVVSDPNVKDAFRFSRLEFVGGDISYFKLSAATDGFMEASATAFLFTDSARLVLSKDIPADKADSDLSIKVRVENVEELQDGNGGAAVENTFVFEVVEEMTGYNCDTLDAWSTGSQYNENYPLGRFLKYNNNVYKVLKVGGEYDEGNRYTLDRLSDPQWYENLGVCGLAAKNKNPSDITLSLSSSVLPKYKDDRIGTLGVVDFETQAASTYTYSLVAGTGGDDNAKFKLTEVNNIWYLDVSADAIWGGGTDNTEPVTLKIRVRVDDSMAQTGIVKEKEFLIDFGKGNRTPSLVYLNQTLTKGIIDVASSDMTVGTLRCSDYEIQALSTYSYAIAGGADAANFKVVNDSVLTLKQGSPFTSPGYKINVKVTDASSTESDKTRTDEISLNVTFADCPTLTFTPLIDGNSSKSVIETDTYAGRLSGASVAGGLLTPKYALGDTPPAGFSVNPDGTVYMSSVAPSTIPYHLPVKAFIACPDGTVSTQTGSVAINVGNAPCDISGTPTQTSFKINKGATVVGTIGGITGPSSLSYTLTQMSGPTSGALSINNPSNGNISIISSANPGTYVFTVRVESKPTVNTSCYKDFTGLTVEVLTCGLSGGINASQSFTIDNSSARDISVSHNVKEATGTTINWRVTNVSPSILPKTITISSSDASVVKLNVPSFILDGTYTVDIEAYACSPEDKASGSITIIVQQTCDFSGTFSAEAASGASYDAGAKKFTVSQGKTGHIGTLKGLSGGGFRWNQVSGSPNIKVGDADGKVSIPSSLSVATYNFSVQPKACGDNLTYDKIDLSVEVKVGGGCESDPNYKGEWGVGVHTYNCSNGGWNCYCTGDIVKFKGLYYKYTEGGDAHDASHNSGGPYNPENNPYVRWSAITCAGGGGTTTYNVTFDCGSGASNCPGNITGTTNSSLSKPSDPTKSGSTFAGWSLTSGGTVAVSFPYTLTQTNTTLYAIWIPGGCGTNVINNSFIGESGETCSTISTVWSGASVIYEGNKRVKYVCGGTTYVFKSKGYHTSNSTTPDNDSINWTCLGTCP
- a CDS encoding 4Fe-4S binding protein, with amino-acid sequence MPKINKEECDGCGACVAVCPKSAVIMPDTAVIDAALCIDCKICKNVCPLGAIK
- the rpsD gene encoding 30S ribosomal protein S4 is translated as MSRNLDPKGKIVRHLGANVFGNEKYQRLLDKRPNPPGPIKHRRGRLSEYGVQLLEKQKLRFAYGLNERQFRNTFVKAKHMKGVTGENLLSLLERRLDNVVYALGIAKTRAQARQIVNHAHIRVNDKKVDIPSFLVSVGDKISIAASESTKKFLQALVADNLSRNLPDWLEFSKVDLSGIIKRLPEKQDIAAIADVHLIVELYSK